In Hwangdonia lutea, a single window of DNA contains:
- a CDS encoding Fur family transcriptional regulator: MTKTEKILSYHGIRPTQMRSKIYKFLKRKQSAVSFSDLKKASVQKSETNKTANRTTFYRNLKIFEDKGLIHQINDGVGVSKYAISDENAKGKYGTDLHMHFHCTVCRKTICLPNKISEDSLPDDYEVNDVNLVLKGICEKCRKKQ; this comes from the coding sequence ATGACCAAAACGGAAAAAATATTATCATATCACGGTATTCGCCCTACTCAAATGAGGTCGAAGATATACAAGTTCCTGAAAAGGAAACAAAGTGCAGTGTCCTTTTCCGATTTAAAAAAAGCCTCTGTTCAAAAGAGCGAAACCAATAAAACAGCCAACAGAACGACCTTTTATCGCAATCTAAAGATTTTTGAGGATAAAGGGTTGATTCATCAGATTAATGATGGTGTCGGGGTGTCAAAATATGCGATTTCTGATGAAAATGCCAAAGGTAAATACGGTACAGATTTACATATGCACTTTCATTGTACCGTTTGTAGGAAAACAATCTGTTTACCAAATAAAATATCGGAAGATAGCTTGCCAGATGATTATGAAGTGAACGATGTGAACTTGGTTTTGAAAGGAATATGTGAAAAATGCAGGAAAAAACAATAA
- a CDS encoding heavy metal translocating P-type ATPase has product MEKLQLKISVILPQVPNEKDSCVERLIQKLQAKEGIEKVHIADANGANVPQLCFHYDPDIISIDRIQSLAESTGAEITEKYGHLLIEVKGIRHTRQARSIEKSLLAINGVLEASVSGSGMVRLEFDKKQTNFDEISKQIEKEDLQVQRSASNENDYTKASKKQERSKKEETKEQTSTEGHEHKEGETHEEGEEHAHGGIFGKNTELIFSIICGALLGIGFGLSYVESIPDWVSLTLYIGAYFFGGFFTAKEAVQTVAKGGFEIDFLMLVAAIGAAILGEWAEGALLLFLFSLGHALEHYAMEKARKSIAALADLAPKTALLKKDGKTEEVGIEKLIIGDIIVVKPNSKISADGVVVKGKSSVNQAPITGESVPVDKIPVEDTGKDYSADDDIKDENRVFAGTINGNNTLEIKVIKEAKDSTLSRLVKLVNEAQTQKSPTQLLTDKFEKYFVPSVLILVSILLFAFLVIDEPFSASFYRAMAVLVAASPCALAISTPSAVLSGVARAARGGVLIKGGRPLEDLGVITALAFDKTGTLTEGKPKLTKVVPLGNIEENELLKIAVAVENLSDHPLAKAVVRDGKERLKGTDITDASDLEAVLGKGIKASFGKDKIYIGNLDLYEDLDEAIPSEEISNKVKELEGGGNTTMLIRRNKEYIGIIALMDTPREAAKETLKKLKEIGIKRMIMLTGDNQKVADAVAKEIGLTDAWGSLLPEEKVDAIKKLKEQESKVAMVGDGVNDAPAMANSTVGIAMGAAGSDVALETADIALMADKLETLPFAIGLSRKAKTIIKQNLWVSLGIVALLIPSTIMGWANIGIAVVIHEGSTLLVVFNALRLLAYKK; this is encoded by the coding sequence ATGGAAAAACTACAACTAAAAATATCGGTCATCCTTCCGCAAGTTCCAAACGAAAAAGATTCTTGTGTTGAAAGGCTTATTCAAAAACTACAAGCTAAAGAGGGCATCGAAAAAGTGCACATTGCCGATGCAAACGGAGCTAATGTGCCACAGCTCTGTTTTCATTATGACCCAGATATCATTTCCATCGACCGCATTCAATCCCTCGCCGAAAGTACTGGTGCCGAGATTACCGAAAAATACGGGCATTTGCTCATTGAAGTTAAAGGAATCAGACACACAAGACAGGCTCGTTCCATAGAGAAAAGCCTTTTGGCAATCAATGGAGTTTTGGAAGCTTCCGTTTCAGGCTCTGGAATGGTACGACTTGAGTTTGATAAAAAGCAAACAAATTTTGATGAAATAAGCAAACAAATTGAAAAGGAAGACCTTCAGGTTCAACGCAGTGCTTCAAACGAAAATGATTACACCAAAGCATCCAAAAAACAGGAGCGTTCAAAGAAGGAAGAGACTAAAGAGCAAACTTCCACAGAGGGACACGAGCACAAAGAAGGCGAGACCCACGAGGAAGGAGAAGAGCACGCCCACGGTGGTATTTTCGGTAAAAATACGGAGCTCATTTTTTCCATTATCTGTGGGGCACTTCTCGGAATAGGTTTCGGCCTTTCCTATGTGGAATCCATCCCAGATTGGGTCAGTCTTACTTTATACATTGGCGCTTACTTTTTCGGTGGTTTCTTTACGGCCAAGGAAGCAGTACAGACCGTCGCCAAAGGCGGTTTTGAAATTGACTTCTTAATGTTGGTTGCCGCCATTGGTGCCGCCATTCTGGGAGAATGGGCAGAAGGTGCATTGTTATTGTTCCTGTTTAGTTTGGGGCACGCCCTTGAACATTATGCAATGGAAAAGGCCCGAAAGTCCATTGCGGCACTGGCAGATTTGGCACCAAAAACGGCATTGCTCAAAAAAGATGGCAAGACAGAAGAAGTCGGGATTGAAAAATTAATTATAGGTGATATCATTGTGGTCAAGCCCAACAGTAAAATATCTGCCGATGGTGTTGTGGTCAAAGGAAAAAGCAGTGTCAACCAAGCACCTATCACAGGGGAAAGTGTACCTGTGGACAAAATTCCTGTGGAAGATACGGGCAAGGACTATTCAGCAGACGATGATATCAAGGACGAAAACCGCGTTTTTGCTGGAACTATCAACGGTAATAATACTCTGGAAATAAAGGTAATCAAAGAAGCCAAAGACTCTACGCTGTCCCGACTGGTCAAATTGGTCAACGAGGCACAGACCCAGAAATCCCCTACCCAACTGTTGACCGACAAGTTTGAAAAATATTTTGTACCATCCGTACTGATATTGGTTAGTATCCTACTCTTTGCCTTTTTGGTCATTGATGAACCGTTTAGTGCCAGTTTTTACCGTGCAATGGCAGTATTGGTAGCTGCCAGCCCCTGTGCACTCGCCATTTCAACACCAAGTGCGGTATTAAGCGGTGTGGCACGGGCAGCACGGGGCGGTGTACTTATCAAAGGTGGGCGACCACTTGAGGATTTAGGGGTCATTACCGCTTTGGCTTTTGATAAAACGGGCACGCTTACCGAAGGCAAGCCCAAACTTACCAAAGTAGTACCACTGGGAAATATTGAAGAAAATGAACTGTTAAAGATAGCCGTTGCCGTTGAAAACTTGAGCGACCACCCTTTGGCCAAAGCCGTCGTAAGGGATGGGAAAGAGCGTCTGAAAGGTACTGATATTACCGATGCGTCAGATTTGGAAGCGGTTCTAGGAAAAGGTATCAAAGCGTCCTTTGGCAAGGATAAAATCTATATTGGAAACCTTGACTTGTACGAAGACCTCGATGAAGCAATACCATCCGAAGAAATATCGAATAAAGTAAAAGAACTTGAAGGTGGTGGAAATACCACAATGCTCATAAGAAGGAACAAAGAATATATAGGTATCATCGCCCTGATGGATACCCCACGGGAAGCGGCCAAGGAAACCCTTAAAAAATTAAAGGAAATCGGTATTAAGCGGATGATAATGCTAACTGGCGATAATCAAAAGGTTGCCGATGCCGTTGCTAAAGAAATTGGGTTGACCGATGCTTGGGGAAGCCTGTTGCCGGAGGAAAAGGTTGATGCCATTAAAAAATTAAAAGAACAGGAATCCAAAGTCGCAATGGTAGGCGACGGTGTGAACGATGCCCCTGCAATGGCAAACAGCACCGTAGGGATCGCAATGGGTGCTGCGGGCAGTGATGTAGCATTGGAAACAGCTGACATTGCCCTAATGGCCGATAAACTGGAAACCCTGCCCTTTGCCATAGGTTTGAGCAGGAAGGCAAAGACCATTATTAAGCAAAACCTTTGGGTAAGCCTCGGTATTGTGGCATTGCTTATCCCATCGACCATTATGGGTTGGGCCAATATCGGTATTGCAGTGGTCATCCACGAAGGCTCAACGTTACTTGTGGTTTTTAATGCGTTAAGACTTTTGGCCTATAAAAAATAA
- a CDS encoding STAS/SEC14 domain-containing protein encodes MITIYKKEATVYMVAENKLDAKDYENLIPVLTEHINAYQEVFWYIEMQNFEGWTVSAYWKGIELNLPNEKHLKRVALVGSVKWQEQFTEVLLPFSEAHIKFYKTEEKDDAKEWIK; translated from the coding sequence ATGATAACAATCTATAAAAAAGAGGCTACTGTATATATGGTAGCAGAGAATAAGCTGGATGCCAAGGATTATGAAAACTTGATACCGGTCTTAACAGAACACATAAATGCATATCAGGAAGTGTTCTGGTATATTGAAATGCAAAATTTTGAAGGCTGGACGGTAAGTGCCTATTGGAAGGGTATTGAATTAAATCTTCCGAATGAAAAGCATTTAAAGCGTGTTGCTTTGGTGGGTAGCGTTAAATGGCAAGAGCAATTTACCGAGGTATTGCTTCCTTTTTCAGAAGCTCATATAAAATTTTATAAGACCGAAGAAAAAGACGATGCCAAAGAGTGGATAAAATAA
- a CDS encoding Fur family transcriptional regulator, translating into MEKIVQFLESKGIRPTAMRLMTYKRLAELNVAISLGDLEKDFKVSERSTLFRTMKAFEEKGIVHQIEDGTGIIKYALCEENCECEVGNDLHLHFHCNNCNETVCLTEHKIPHINLPDGYITEDINLVVKGICEKCSGNLD; encoded by the coding sequence ATGGAAAAAATAGTTCAATTTTTAGAAAGCAAAGGAATACGGCCTACTGCAATGCGCCTTATGACCTATAAGCGGTTGGCAGAGTTGAATGTTGCCATCAGCCTTGGCGACTTGGAAAAGGATTTTAAGGTCAGTGAAAGAAGTACTCTATTTAGGACTATGAAAGCGTTTGAAGAAAAAGGTATTGTGCATCAAATCGAGGATGGTACGGGAATTATAAAATACGCCCTTTGCGAAGAAAATTGTGAATGCGAGGTCGGCAACGACCTTCATTTGCACTTTCATTGCAACAATTGTAATGAAACGGTCTGTTTAACAGAGCATAAAATCCCTCACATCAACTTGCCTGATGGCTATATCACGGAGGACATTAACTTGGTGGTAAAGGGTATCTGCGAAAAATGCAGTGGCAATTTGGATTAA
- a CDS encoding P-II family nitrogen regulator, translating to MKEIKAFIKPNRIQRVIEALADSGFKSMTLSQAEGTGAFKAKGAKPSLDFHVTDSPVVKLELVCQNEEVQVAIETILRNGKTEEPGDGIIYIANIEDVFQIKTGESLKRYDL from the coding sequence ATGAAAGAAATAAAAGCATTTATAAAACCGAACCGGATCCAAAGGGTAATTGAAGCTCTTGCTGATAGTGGTTTTAAAAGTATGACACTTTCACAGGCAGAAGGCACGGGAGCATTCAAGGCAAAAGGCGCAAAACCCTCGCTTGATTTTCACGTGACAGATAGTCCAGTGGTCAAGCTGGAACTGGTCTGTCAAAATGAGGAAGTTCAAGTCGCAATTGAAACAATTCTAAGAAATGGAAAAACGGAAGAACCAGGGGATGGTATAATTTATATAGCTAATATAGAAGATGTCTTTCAGATTAAAACGGGAGAATCCTTAAAACGTTACGACCTGTAA
- a CDS encoding efflux RND transporter periplasmic adaptor subunit: MKYLSIISLALVTSLFIGCNNKADSESGHTEEIASSEKTEQFEEGGHSEEEGVVELTKQQAETIGLETKPLEERNLGNNIKVTGTLELFPQDKANISPFVGGNVSSIKVIPGDNVSKGQVLAYIEHPDIIAMQQEYQEKNDELVFLKQDFERKQTLYDKGVSSGKEFQMAQSKFRSTTSSVNGLRSQLKLLGINPDKVAEGQIYSAVPITTPISGYVDEVMISLGDYVAQQSKMFSISDNSKIYVNFKIYEKDIKQIKKGQQIYFSTASRPDELLKATVRSVGKTFNTEPKALEVLADIENKDKNLLPGMYVEGRIVQGEKKGFAIPEAAIIKEGEQSFIFILDEDEEMEAGKMKFKMIPVTVGITDLGFVEVNLPAEVSKDAKVVINGAYNLSSEMVKGELEHGH, translated from the coding sequence ATGAAATATTTATCTATAATTAGTTTAGCTTTAGTAACCTCATTATTTATAGGTTGCAATAATAAGGCAGATTCAGAATCAGGTCATACTGAAGAAATTGCATCTTCGGAAAAAACGGAGCAATTCGAAGAAGGTGGTCACAGCGAGGAAGAAGGCGTTGTGGAACTTACAAAGCAACAGGCCGAAACCATCGGTTTGGAAACGAAACCTCTGGAGGAACGGAATTTAGGGAACAACATTAAGGTAACAGGTACGCTGGAACTTTTCCCACAGGATAAGGCGAATATCAGTCCGTTTGTTGGTGGAAATGTGAGTTCCATAAAAGTAATACCCGGAGATAACGTAAGTAAAGGGCAGGTGTTGGCATATATAGAACACCCAGACATCATTGCAATGCAACAGGAATATCAGGAAAAAAATGACGAACTGGTCTTTTTGAAACAGGATTTTGAACGCAAGCAGACCCTTTATGACAAAGGTGTTTCTTCGGGCAAGGAATTTCAGATGGCGCAGTCAAAATTTCGTTCCACAACGTCCAGCGTCAATGGTTTGCGTTCCCAATTGAAACTGTTGGGCATTAATCCGGACAAAGTGGCTGAAGGTCAAATATATTCCGCTGTACCCATTACAACGCCCATAAGTGGTTACGTGGATGAAGTAATGATTAGCCTTGGCGACTATGTGGCGCAACAATCCAAAATGTTCTCAATAAGCGATAATTCAAAGATTTATGTCAACTTCAAAATATATGAGAAGGACATAAAGCAAATCAAGAAAGGACAACAGATATATTTTTCAACGGCCTCTCGTCCAGATGAACTGCTTAAAGCAACCGTTCGGTCTGTGGGTAAAACATTTAACACCGAACCAAAAGCCTTGGAAGTTTTGGCAGATATAGAAAACAAGGATAAAAACCTATTGCCAGGTATGTACGTGGAAGGGCGAATAGTGCAGGGCGAGAAAAAAGGTTTCGCTATTCCTGAAGCTGCCATCATAAAAGAAGGCGAGCAATCCTTCATTTTCATTTTGGATGAAGATGAAGAAATGGAAGCGGGCAAAATGAAATTCAAAATGATACCCGTAACGGTTGGTATTACTGATTTAGGTTTTGTTGAAGTCAATCTTCCTGCCGAAGTTTCAAAGGATGCCAAAGTGGTCATAAACGGAGCTTATAACCTGTCTTCGGAAATGGTAAAAGGCGAACTGGAACACGGACATTAA
- a CDS encoding CusA/CzcA family heavy metal efflux RND transporter, with product MINKIISFSINNKFIIGLFIVALVGTGIWSMATINLGSVPDITNNQVQVITTAPNLGTEDIEQFVTFPVELAMANLPDVIELRSVSRFGLSVVTIVFKDEAGTYLPRQLVQEKLTEVAGEIPEGFGTPFMAPITTGLGEIFQYTLKVKEGYEDKYDAMELRTIQDWIVKRQMALVPGVVEVNAFGGYVKQYEVAINPDKLKSFGITMNQVFEALKVNNANTGGAYIEKNHQANFIRGEGLARSIADLENTVVTTQNGSPVLIRDVAEKVGYGNQVRYGAFTQDGHETVGGQILMLKGESPGDVIENVEKRIVEIQKSLPEGVYIDAFLSRSELIEATTSTVKNNLIEGALIVIFVLVLLLGSFRGGLIAASIIPLCLLFAFILMKQFGIWANLMSLGAIDFGIIVDGAVIIVEGAVFHIHQRMKKSTTAINQAEMDEIAYDSSSKMMNSAFFGQLIVLIVFTPILFLTGVEGKMFRPMAFTFGFAVLGAIILCLTYVPMMSSLFLKPAKNQNSWFAKFENKIDRFSDKIMDVLNRIYLPILNFALRFRAGVVIGAVSLLLISGFIFSNMGAEFVPKFDEGDIAFQALIKPGSSLTESIEASEKLQKLINEFPEVKTVVSRIGVAEIPTDPMPMDIADSYIILEKDKSKWTSADSKEELIEKIQEKISVVPGVNFVFTQPVELRFNELLTGVREDVAIKLYGEDLGVLADKVQEIAAVIRTVPGAADLNVEATSGLPQMTVVYNRAKMAQYGVTVDKLNDYVSASFSGEQAGVIFEGEKRFDVVIRLAEEYRQDINSLKDLYIDLPNGAQVPLKEVADISYKPGPMQISRDNTSRRISVGVNVRGRDVKSMVEEIQQKLETEVKLPAGYYVTYGGSFENLQRASNRLMIVVPIVLLTIFVLLYFALNSFKQAMMIYMAVPLAAIGGVFVLLIRGMPFSISAGVGFIVLFGVAVLNGLILINKFNELKDSGMTDIKKRIYEATHERLRPILLTAITTIMGFIPMAVSTSGGAEVQRPLATVVIGGMLTATFLTLVVIPILYFWLESRKERNNTGGDVSYINKSTNIVTVLLMVGGLMASGTAIAQNTSPNGTIPKTLTVDEAIAMAKQNYPSLKESQAFIEREKALKGTSFDLGSTQVFTGKEEYGNSLPGVQTTVGVQQGNIDLLSGFSKSKFYKERIALGEKFYVASEQQLVRNVMQAYDQINYYKAQLRFADQLDSTYANFKAAAQLRYDTGETGKLEFIAASSEFQQIQVLRQQAYDDIEIAKRALKQYLGTDESIETVDGSYEPLDFIATLDSASVANNPMLQYALQNAEVSKANVGVEKSQFLPKFSLSYGRQVVDDVSGFNTYQAGISIPLWFFPQKSRVKAAKADAMVAESQYLEQKAVTESRVSQLAKSLEKTKKILQYYEEGALLLAEEQITTAQLASKEGEIDYVNYITILNSAIRIKQNHLQYINQYNQQSIEVQYQLGNL from the coding sequence ATGATTAACAAAATCATCTCATTTTCCATTAATAACAAGTTTATTATTGGCCTCTTTATAGTGGCTCTTGTGGGTACGGGCATTTGGTCTATGGCCACTATAAATCTGGGTTCTGTACCCGATATTACCAACAATCAAGTTCAAGTGATTACTACTGCGCCAAACCTTGGCACAGAGGATATTGAACAATTTGTAACTTTTCCCGTAGAATTGGCAATGGCCAACCTCCCCGACGTGATCGAGCTGCGTTCGGTGTCCCGTTTTGGTCTTTCGGTGGTTACCATTGTCTTTAAGGATGAGGCTGGAACCTATCTGCCAAGGCAATTGGTACAGGAAAAATTGACCGAAGTTGCTGGAGAAATCCCTGAAGGTTTCGGCACACCTTTTATGGCACCCATAACAACAGGTCTGGGCGAAATTTTTCAATATACCTTAAAAGTAAAAGAAGGCTATGAAGACAAATATGACGCAATGGAGCTTCGTACCATCCAAGATTGGATTGTTAAACGCCAAATGGCACTAGTCCCCGGAGTCGTTGAGGTCAATGCCTTTGGAGGCTATGTAAAACAATACGAAGTTGCCATAAATCCTGATAAACTAAAAAGTTTTGGCATTACAATGAATCAGGTTTTTGAGGCCCTTAAAGTGAACAATGCCAATACTGGTGGAGCTTATATCGAAAAAAACCACCAAGCCAATTTTATCCGTGGCGAAGGGCTGGCACGAAGTATTGCCGATTTGGAAAACACGGTTGTAACCACACAAAATGGAAGCCCGGTTTTAATACGTGATGTCGCGGAAAAAGTAGGCTATGGTAATCAAGTGCGTTATGGTGCGTTTACCCAAGATGGACACGAAACTGTTGGTGGACAAATTTTAATGCTGAAAGGCGAAAGCCCAGGCGACGTGATTGAAAATGTGGAAAAGCGTATTGTAGAAATTCAAAAATCCCTGCCGGAAGGTGTTTATATTGATGCTTTTTTAAGCCGAAGTGAACTTATTGAGGCAACCACAAGTACCGTTAAAAACAATCTAATAGAAGGAGCCCTAATCGTCATATTTGTTTTGGTCTTACTTTTGGGAAGCTTCCGTGGTGGCTTGATAGCAGCTTCGATAATCCCTTTATGTCTATTATTTGCATTTATTTTGATGAAACAATTTGGCATTTGGGCAAATTTAATGTCCTTGGGTGCGATCGATTTTGGAATTATTGTAGATGGAGCGGTGATTATCGTGGAAGGAGCGGTTTTCCACATTCATCAACGGATGAAAAAATCCACAACCGCCATCAACCAAGCTGAAATGGATGAAATCGCCTATGATTCTTCAAGTAAAATGATGAATTCTGCCTTCTTCGGTCAACTAATTGTTCTTATAGTTTTTACACCGATTCTTTTTTTGACCGGTGTGGAAGGGAAAATGTTCCGGCCAATGGCATTTACATTTGGTTTTGCCGTTTTAGGAGCGATTATCCTTTGTCTTACCTACGTGCCAATGATGTCATCATTATTTTTAAAACCTGCTAAAAATCAAAATAGTTGGTTCGCCAAGTTTGAAAACAAGATTGATAGGTTCAGTGATAAAATTATGGATGTTCTGAATCGTATCTATCTGCCTATATTAAATTTTGCACTTCGCTTTCGGGCAGGTGTGGTTATAGGCGCGGTTTCCTTGCTTTTGATTTCAGGATTTATTTTCAGCAATATGGGAGCAGAATTTGTCCCTAAATTTGATGAAGGCGATATTGCATTTCAAGCATTGATAAAACCGGGGAGCAGTCTTACAGAATCTATTGAGGCTTCAGAGAAACTTCAGAAGTTAATCAATGAGTTTCCGGAAGTAAAAACAGTAGTTTCTAGGATTGGTGTGGCCGAAATACCGACAGACCCGATGCCTATGGATATTGCCGATAGTTATATTATTCTTGAAAAAGATAAGAGTAAATGGACTTCCGCAGATAGTAAAGAAGAACTGATAGAAAAAATACAGGAAAAAATTTCAGTAGTTCCCGGCGTAAATTTCGTGTTTACCCAACCTGTAGAACTTCGTTTTAATGAATTGCTTACAGGGGTTCGTGAGGACGTGGCAATCAAACTGTACGGAGAAGATTTAGGCGTTTTGGCAGACAAGGTACAGGAAATCGCAGCGGTCATCAGAACCGTTCCCGGAGCGGCTGACCTCAATGTAGAAGCTACAAGCGGTTTGCCACAAATGACAGTGGTGTATAACCGGGCAAAAATGGCACAATACGGTGTAACCGTTGACAAGCTGAATGATTATGTAAGTGCTTCATTTTCTGGAGAACAGGCAGGAGTCATTTTTGAAGGGGAAAAACGATTCGATGTGGTCATTCGTTTGGCAGAGGAATATCGACAAGATATCAACAGCTTAAAAGATCTTTATATCGATTTGCCAAACGGTGCACAAGTACCATTAAAGGAAGTGGCTGATATTAGCTACAAACCGGGGCCAATGCAGATTTCAAGGGATAATACCTCGCGACGTATTTCGGTAGGGGTCAATGTTCGTGGACGCGATGTAAAATCGATGGTCGAGGAAATTCAGCAAAAACTGGAAACGGAAGTAAAACTGCCCGCAGGTTATTATGTTACTTACGGAGGGTCATTTGAAAACCTGCAACGAGCTTCAAACCGATTGATGATTGTAGTCCCAATAGTTCTATTAACAATATTTGTTCTGCTCTACTTTGCTTTGAATTCATTTAAACAAGCTATGATGATCTATATGGCAGTGCCTTTGGCAGCCATTGGTGGCGTTTTCGTCTTGTTGATTCGTGGAATGCCTTTCAGTATTTCTGCGGGAGTCGGGTTTATCGTGCTCTTCGGAGTTGCCGTATTAAACGGACTCATACTCATAAACAAATTCAATGAACTAAAAGACAGTGGAATGACAGATATAAAAAAACGTATATACGAAGCTACACATGAACGTTTACGTCCAATTTTATTAACAGCCATTACAACAATTATGGGTTTTATACCCATGGCGGTTTCCACCTCTGGTGGTGCAGAAGTACAGCGCCCCTTGGCAACAGTAGTCATTGGTGGAATGCTTACGGCAACATTTCTGACCTTGGTGGTTATACCTATTCTTTATTTTTGGCTTGAATCGAGAAAGGAACGAAACAATACTGGTGGAGATGTAAGCTACATCAACAAATCCACGAACATTGTAACCGTACTATTGATGGTTGGTGGTTTGATGGCTTCGGGAACTGCTATTGCCCAAAACACCAGTCCAAATGGCACAATTCCAAAAACCTTGACTGTAGATGAGGCTATTGCGATGGCAAAGCAGAATTATCCATCGCTTAAGGAGAGTCAGGCATTTATTGAACGGGAAAAGGCACTAAAGGGAACGAGTTTTGACCTTGGTAGCACTCAAGTTTTCACGGGCAAGGAAGAATATGGCAATAGTCTTCCTGGCGTTCAGACAACCGTTGGTGTGCAACAAGGCAACATTGATTTGCTTTCAGGATTTTCAAAATCGAAGTTTTACAAAGAGCGCATTGCCTTGGGAGAAAAGTTTTATGTGGCCAGTGAACAACAGTTGGTGCGCAATGTGATGCAAGCCTATGACCAAATTAATTATTACAAGGCACAGTTGCGTTTTGCTGATCAATTGGACAGTACTTATGCCAATTTTAAGGCCGCTGCCCAACTTCGGTATGACACTGGAGAAACAGGCAAGTTGGAATTTATTGCAGCCTCTTCCGAATTTCAACAGATTCAAGTGTTAAGGCAACAAGCCTATGATGATATTGAAATTGCCAAACGTGCCTTAAAACAATATTTGGGAACGGACGAATCCATTGAAACGGTAGATGGTTCTTACGAGCCATTGGATTTTATCGCAACATTGGATTCAGCTTCGGTTGCCAATAACCCAATGTTGCAATATGCCTTGCAGAATGCCGAAGTAAGTAAAGCAAATGTGGGCGTTGAAAAATCGCAATTCCTACCAAAATTCAGTTTATCGTATGGTAGGCAGGTTGTGGATGATGTTTCAGGATTTAATACCTATCAGGCAGGTATTAGCATTCCGTTATGGTTTTTTCCGCAGAAGTCAAGAGTCAAGGCAGCGAAGGCAGACGCAATGGTTGCAGAGAGTCAATATTTGGAGCAAAAAGCGGTTACAGAAAGTCGCGTGTCGCAATTGGCCAAATCACTCGAAAAAACCAAGAAGATTTTGCAATATTACGAAGAAGGCGCACTATTGTTGGCAGAAGAACAAATTACCACAGCGCAGTTGGCTTCTAAAGAAGGCGAAATAGATTACGTCAATTACATCACAATTCTCAACAGCGCCATCCGTATTAAACAAAACCATTTACAATACATCAATCAGTATAACCAGCAGTCTATTGAGGTACAATATCAGTTGGGCAATCTATAA